Genomic window (Bosea vaviloviae):
TATGCGCTGGTGCGCGATGACGCCGGAGGGCTGGTGCGTGGTGTCGCGCAGGCGCATGCCGGCCAGGGCCTGACCGTTCAGGTCAGCGATGGCCGCTTCGCCGTCACGGTCTCGGGAGGAGGGGGCGCACCGCCGCCCCGGCCCGCGCGCCCGCCGCGCAAGGAGACGCCGAAGGCGGGGCAGGGAGATCTGTTTTAGCTAGGCTGCGTATTGTGGAGCGGGGCTTCGGGGGATCAGAGCCCCTTCAGGAACGCCTTCACGCGCTTGATCGCATCCTCGCGCGCAGCGGGGTTGGTGCCGACCATGGCCTTGCCCGTCCCCGTCGCCGAATAGGCGATGTCGGAGCGCTCCTTCACCTCCAGGCGCGGATGGTCGAAATCGTGCAGGGCGCCGGCATAGATCACGAGATCGACCTTTTCACCGCGTGCCTGCGCGGCTTTCGCCAGGAAGTCACAGGGAGCGGGCGGCGTCCAGTCGTCGGCCTCGCCCATCAGGATCAGCGCCGGCAGCCTCGCGGCGAAGCTCGCCGATTCCGATTGCAGGCGGCAGCTCGGATAGAAGGCGATGGCGCGGACGAAATCCGGCTTGCCGTCGGCCGGCCGCCGGTCCTTGCGGATCGCCGCCAAGACGGCCGATCCGCCGCCCGACCAGCCCATCAATGCGATCATGTCCGCCCGGACATCCTCACGCGTCTGCAGCCAGCGCCGTGCGGCGGCCGCATCGGCGACGCGCTCCCGGCTCGGGCGCACGGTCACGTCCTTGACGCCGCATTGCGAGCCGAGCCGGCGCGAGCCGTAGCTGTCGGGTATCAGGACCATCAGCCCGGCTTGCGCGAGTTGCTCGCCCCAGTCGGAATGCCGCAGCGACAATGTGCCGTTGTCGCGCCATAAACCATTGCAACCATGCAGCGCCACGACAGCTGGAAACGGTCCCGGCCCCTCCGGCCTGTAGAGCACGGCGTCGATCTGCCCATCGTCGTTGGGAATGCGCACATGCTCGTAACCGCCTGCCGAAGCGGCCGAAGACAGAAGCAGCGCAGCTCCGGTCAGGGCTGCGAGAACAATTTCCGATCCATTGCGCGAAAAAGGGAGTGCCGGCCTTTCGCGTGAGCAATGCTCTGAACTTTTAGAATCGATCAGGTTTGACGCTCGCGGACGGAAGCGTCGGAAGGCGAGGTTCTCGAGGAGACGCATCAAGCTGGACATCATCGACGGGCACGCTATCACAGAGTCAGGATTATTTCGATAATCCGTTTTCCGATCAACGGTTTCGATGCATTCGAGATGAATATCAGCGAACGTCCCCCGATGCCTGGACCAGAGGCCGCCATCGACTACGGCCATGGCGAGTTTCGCGTCGTGCGGCCAGGTGCCTTCGTGCGCTGCGCGGTAACGGGCGCGCCGATCCGTCTCGACGATCTGCGTTACTGGTCGGTCGAGTGGCAGGAAGCCTATGTCTCGCCCGAGGCCGTGCAATTAAGGCTGCGCCGCGCCGGCCGCCGCTGAGGGCAACACGCTCCCCACCAGGCCCGCAAGGCGCGCCGGATCCTCGAAGACGAGCGCGACCGGGACGACGACGAGCCGCTTCCGCTCGGTCTCGGGCCAGAGCGGGCCGAGCTTGGTCATGTCCTTCTCGGTCGTCGCGATCAGGCAGCCCAGCGTCCGCGCCTCGGCGATCAGGCTGGAGACATCGTCCGCGCTATAGGGGTGGTGATCGCCGAAGGCGCGTTGCGACAGGATCTTGGCCTTGGCCGCGAGAAGGGTCGCGGCGAATTTCTCCGGCCGACCGATGCCGGAGACGGCGATGACCGGATGTCCCTCCAATCGCGAGGCCATCTCCCGCGACGGCTCGAGCCGGGCCCGCAACAGCTCCAGGCCCGCCATTTGCGCCGCGAGCGCCACAGCGTCTCCGGCCGCTCCGTCGCCGATCATGAGGATGGCGTCGGTCGCCGCGAACTGGCCGGCGAGCGGCGCCCGCAATGGCCCGGCGGGAACGCACAGGCCGTTGCCGACCCCGCTCGCGCCATCGACCACGGCGATCCTCAGATCCTTGGCGAGCGAGGGGTTCTGCAGCCCGTCATCCATGACGATGACGCTGGCGCCGAGCCTTTTGGCGAGGCCCGCGCCGGCAGCTCGCTCGCGCGCCACGATCGTGCGTGCCTGAGCGGCCAGAAGCAGCGCCTCGTCG
Coding sequences:
- a CDS encoding DUF2093 domain-containing protein, which gives rise to MPGPEAAIDYGHGEFRVVRPGAFVRCAVTGAPIRLDDLRYWSVEWQEAYVSPEAVQLRLRRAGRR
- a CDS encoding dienelactone hydrolase family protein — encoded protein: MRIPNDDGQIDAVLYRPEGPGPFPAVVALHGCNGLWRDNGTLSLRHSDWGEQLAQAGLMVLIPDSYGSRRLGSQCGVKDVTVRPSRERVADAAAARRWLQTREDVRADMIALMGWSGGGSAVLAAIRKDRRPADGKPDFVRAIAFYPSCRLQSESASFAARLPALILMGEADDWTPPAPCDFLAKAAQARGEKVDLVIYAGALHDFDHPRLEVKERSDIAYSATGTGKAMVGTNPAAREDAIKRVKAFLKGL
- the lpxK gene encoding tetraacyldisaccharide 4'-kinase, translating into MRSPEFWWRPRPGTRARLLQPFGWLYGAITRLRMCRRGANAGIPVICVGNFVAGGAGKTPTAIALAALLRSLGETPFMLTRGYGGALAGPVEVEPRHSPHDVGDEALLLAAQARTIVARERAAGAGLAKRLGASVIVMDDGLQNPSLAKDLRIAVVDGASGVGNGLCVPAGPLRAPLAGQFAATDAILMIGDGAAGDAVALAAQMAGLELLRARLEPSREMASRLEGHPVIAVSGIGRPEKFAATLLAAKAKILSQRAFGDHHPYSADDVSSLIAEARTLGCLIATTEKDMTKLGPLWPETERKRLVVVPVALVFEDPARLAGLVGSVLPSAAAGAAQP